Proteins from one Parvibaculum lavamentivorans DS-1 genomic window:
- a CDS encoding D-xylulose 5-phosphate/D-fructose 6-phosphate phosphoketolase, which produces MSSQANLATDWRAGYGPIAHRSETIERMQALVQRLVAQRRIADEASAHALLAAADRVACTAMSVVAHMTYARRIDRSGCPLGSDDFKQTPEGHTGGSLNMVPAFVGYLLANALTGTTRGWLMGQGHCVAAIEAVNALTGDVSAAQRGRYDRSEAGLSLLIADFYSYAIDKQGRPAVPLGSHAGPNTAGAISEGGYLGFAGLQYVHTPLPGESLVAFLSDGAFEEQRGSDWAPRWWRAEDCGFAIPVMILNGRRIEQRTQIVQEGGAAWLAEDLRHNGFDPVIVDGRDPVAIAWAIVEAEDTLSAFAARSDRRYPVKLPYVIAETEKGFGFPGAATNAAHNLPLNGNPREDAQAREAFNAGAAALFVPESELANAFTVLANHGQSQRSRESEHPMARRHPASPHLPMPAWVPTEVSGSAMSALDRWFVELVQANPQLRIRIGNPDELASNKMGATLALLRHRVNVPEPGAPESTDGSVVTALNEEAVAAAALANKGGLNLIVSYEAFAVKMLGLMRQEIIFARRQKELGQPPGWISVPLIVTSHTWENSKNEQSHQDPTIGEALLGEMSDTARVLFPVDANTACAALRAVYASRGQVACVVVSKRDTPNHFNAAAAQSLIEHGAAHVAGDPATAQLQFVAIGAYQLEEALKAHARLGHHGFTSCVTVAIEPGRLRIPRDDLEAAFVLGDEALQALFPPHLPRVLMSHTRPEPMLGVLRRIDSGPSKTRALGYINRGGTLDVAGMLIANRCTWADAIYAAAQVTGWNSSQVAAAATDARISSGSDAVRGDRAGS; this is translated from the coding sequence ATGTCCTCTCAAGCTAACCTCGCAACCGATTGGCGTGCTGGTTACGGGCCCATCGCGCACAGGTCTGAAACCATCGAACGTATGCAGGCCCTAGTGCAACGTCTGGTCGCGCAAAGGCGTATAGCAGACGAAGCCTCGGCCCATGCGCTGCTGGCTGCAGCCGACCGGGTGGCCTGCACGGCCATGAGCGTAGTGGCGCATATGACCTATGCCCGGCGCATCGACCGAAGCGGCTGCCCACTGGGCTCCGATGATTTCAAACAAACGCCCGAAGGCCACACCGGCGGCTCGCTCAACATGGTGCCAGCCTTCGTGGGTTATCTGTTGGCCAACGCGCTGACCGGGACGACACGCGGCTGGCTCATGGGGCAGGGGCACTGCGTGGCCGCGATCGAGGCGGTGAACGCACTGACCGGCGATGTATCCGCCGCCCAGCGTGGACGCTACGACCGCAGCGAGGCGGGCCTGTCGCTCCTCATCGCGGACTTCTACTCCTATGCCATCGATAAGCAGGGTCGGCCCGCGGTACCGCTGGGTAGCCATGCCGGGCCGAACACGGCCGGCGCGATCTCCGAAGGCGGCTATCTGGGGTTCGCCGGGCTGCAGTATGTGCACACGCCGTTGCCGGGAGAAAGCCTGGTGGCATTCCTCAGTGATGGCGCTTTCGAGGAACAACGTGGCTCGGACTGGGCGCCGCGCTGGTGGCGCGCCGAGGACTGCGGCTTCGCCATCCCGGTCATGATTCTCAACGGACGGCGCATCGAGCAGCGCACCCAGATCGTGCAGGAAGGTGGCGCTGCCTGGCTGGCCGAAGACCTGCGCCACAACGGCTTCGATCCCGTCATCGTCGATGGACGCGATCCAGTGGCGATCGCATGGGCCATTGTTGAAGCCGAAGACACGCTGAGCGCCTTCGCTGCACGCTCGGATCGGCGCTATCCGGTCAAGCTGCCTTACGTGATCGCCGAGACGGAGAAAGGTTTTGGCTTCCCGGGCGCGGCGACCAATGCCGCCCACAACCTGCCGCTGAACGGCAATCCGCGCGAGGATGCGCAGGCACGCGAGGCCTTCAACGCAGGGGCTGCGGCGCTGTTCGTGCCTGAGAGCGAACTGGCAAACGCGTTCACCGTCCTGGCGAATCACGGCCAGAGCCAGCGCTCGCGCGAAAGCGAGCACCCCATGGCCCGACGCCATCCAGCGAGCCCTCATCTGCCGATGCCGGCCTGGGTGCCAACCGAGGTGTCGGGCAGCGCCATGTCCGCACTGGACCGTTGGTTCGTGGAGCTAGTGCAGGCAAATCCACAGTTGCGCATCCGGATCGGCAATCCCGATGAACTGGCCAGCAACAAGATGGGTGCCACGCTGGCGCTGCTCAGGCACCGCGTCAACGTGCCCGAACCCGGCGCCCCGGAATCGACGGATGGCTCGGTGGTCACCGCACTCAATGAAGAAGCCGTTGCGGCCGCCGCCCTCGCCAACAAAGGGGGGCTGAACCTGATCGTCAGCTACGAGGCCTTCGCGGTCAAGATGCTTGGATTGATGCGCCAGGAGATCATCTTCGCGCGTCGGCAGAAGGAACTGGGCCAGCCGCCAGGCTGGATCTCCGTCCCGCTGATCGTCACATCCCACACCTGGGAGAACAGCAAGAACGAGCAGTCACACCAGGACCCGACCATTGGCGAAGCATTGCTGGGGGAGATGTCGGACACCGCACGCGTGTTGTTCCCGGTGGATGCCAACACGGCGTGCGCCGCGCTGCGAGCGGTCTACGCCAGCCGGGGCCAAGTGGCTTGTGTTGTGGTCTCCAAGCGCGACACGCCGAATCACTTCAATGCCGCCGCCGCTCAATCGCTGATCGAGCACGGCGCAGCCCATGTAGCCGGCGATCCGGCTACAGCACAACTGCAGTTCGTGGCGATTGGCGCCTACCAGTTGGAGGAAGCGCTCAAAGCCCACGCCCGCCTGGGGCACCATGGGTTTACGTCGTGCGTCACCGTGGCGATCGAGCCCGGCCGTCTGCGCATTCCACGAGACGACCTTGAGGCCGCCTTCGTGCTCGGTGACGAAGCACTGCAAGCGCTCTTCCCGCCTCACCTGCCGCGCGTGTTGATGAGCCATACCCGCCCTGAGCCGATGCTGGGCGTGCTGCGCCGCATTGACAGCGGCCCCTCGAAGACGCGGGCTTTGGGCTACATCAACCGCGGCGGCACACTCGATGTGGCTGGAATGCTGATCGCCAACCGCTGCACCTGGGCGGACGCCATCTATGCGGCTGCGCAAGTGACCGGCTGGAACAGTTCGCAGGTTGCTGCGGCCGCGACCGACGCGCGAATTTCAAGTGGTTCTGACGCGGTCCGCGGCGACCGCGCCGGTTCCTGA